In Apium graveolens cultivar Ventura chromosome 10, ASM990537v1, whole genome shotgun sequence, the following are encoded in one genomic region:
- the LOC141693950 gene encoding vacuolar protein-sorting-associated protein 37 homolog 1, with translation MFKSFWGSQEQEAQPRPQEIPTDSWYPPSVLGSQNSSRPGTPNSSSSSSFTARPGDRPQSLSPVSPAEAASIIVYLKDKSVDELRRLLADKDAYHQLLLSLDMVRTQNHVRDELKNETLQLARNNLEKESYLMELQNQCRIIRTTELATAQEKLNELERQKAEIMKFYSPASLLHQIQVDLNNIEEESETLHKQLLYKECDLPVFVQKYKKLRNTYHKRSLMHLAAKTSLIG, from the exons ATGTTCAAGTCTTTCTG GGGTTCTCAAGAACAAGAAGCTCAGCCGAGACCTCAAGAAATCCCTACAGACTCATGGTATCCTCCATCTGTACTTGGCTCTCAAAATTCTTCTCGGCCTGGAACACCTAATAGCAGCTCTTCAAGCAGCTTCACAGCCAGGCCTGGTGATAGGCCACAATCTCTCTCTCCTGTTTCACCTGCTGAGGCTGCAAGCATTATTGTCTATTTAAAGGACAAGAG TGTTGATGAATTACGGAGACTCTTGGCTGACAAAGATGCTTATCATCAGTTATTACTATCGCTTGACATGGTCAGAACTCAAAACCAT GTAAGGGATGAACTTAAAAATGAAACTCTGCAGCTTGCAA GGAATAATCTGGAAAAAGAATCTTATCTGATGGAGTTACAGAATCAG TGCCGAATTATCAGAACAACTGAACTGGCAACTGCTCAAGAGAAGCTGAACGAACTCGAGAGACAAAAGGCAGAGATCATGAAGTTTTATTCTCCAGCATCCCTGCTCCATCAGATTCAAg TGGATTTGAATAACATAGAGGAAGAATCCGAAACCCTCCACAAACAGCTTCTTTATAAAGAATGTGATCTCCCAGTTTTTGTGCAGAAGTATAAAAAGTTGCGAAATACATATCATAAGCGCTCCCTCATGCATCTTGCTGCTAAGACATCTTTGATAGGATGA